GGACCGTTTGACTGTAACCGATGAGtgaacagtgtgttgtatttcagGTCTTGGTGGTGGGTTGTGGGAACTCTGAGCTGAGTGAGCAGCTCTACGATGTCGGCTACAAACACCTGACCAACATCGACATCAGCGAGACTGTAGTGACGCACATGAACCAAAGGAATGCAGAGCGACGGCCCGGCCTCACCTTCCAGCAGGTGGATGCTACGCAGACTCCATACGAGGAGGGAAGCTTCCAGGCATGTCTGGATAAAGGCACGCTGGATGCCATGGCgtctgaggaggagggagcGCTGGCCAGGAGCATGCTCTCTGAGGTAAGAGACCGGTTCAGGTTTGCAGAGGAGGCAGTCTTTCTTTAGACGGACCTGtgatcttatttttatttgctcCTGCAGGTGGGCCGTGTGCTGAGTGTGGGCGGGCGGTACGTCTGTGTGACGCTGGCTCAGGAGAGCGTGATCCGGCTGGCTGTGGAGCACTTTGTTCAGCTGGGCTGGGCCGTCAGGctgcactgtctgcagcaggaaCCTGGGGAGGAAGAGGACTCCTTCGCTCTGCCGGTCTTTGTTCTGGTCTGCACCAAGTTCAGGCAGCCGATGCCCTCGCCCATCCTGGAGATGTGTTTAGGTGAAGACGGAGCTCCCTCTCGTCTCTCACAGGTAGCGGAGCTGCTGTCGGCTGTGAGAGAGCATCAGGCGTACTCCGTCCTGAGGAAGAGGCTCCGCACAGGCACAGACGCCAGCGCCaacctctctctcacactctgccACGTAAAGACCGGCCTCCCCAGGTACACCCTTGCCGTGCAGGACTGTCCACCCGGGGCCAAGCTGCCCAGATCAAACCTGTTTGCTATATTTATCGGTgagctctctgttcctctcctcaTGTTTGAACCTACATGTGTGAGCCTCTCTGGTTAATGTCCTCCCTCTGTTGTCCCTCAGTGCCTCAGGGCAGTGAGACCGCCTGGCTCTACAGCTCCTCTGAGGGCAGGAAGCAGCTGGCAGCCAGCGCTAATTTCAGACGCCTGGTGATTGTGGCAATGCACCGGAATCAGGAGTACACAGACATGCAGGCGGTTCAGTCCGAGCTGTCCCCCATGGTGATGGACCTGGCCCCGCCGGGCATGCCAGCCAACCAGCAGGTTAGAAAACACAGGTGAGGATTTAAGAACTGCTCCTTTAAACCATGCAGTGCCTCATCAGGTGCTCGCTCTCGTCCAGGTGCCATTTCTGTCCGTTGGAGGCGACCTAGGCTGGAGGGAGGAGGTCAGCAGGGGGCTGAGCGAGCTGAGCGGGGAGTACTGTGTGGAAAACGTCAGAGGAGAAGACGGAGAGCTGTACCGGAGACTGGTGTTCCTCTCCAACGCTGCCCTCGTCCAATCAGAGAGCCGCCTGGTCTCTACAAACACGGGTCTGTTCTCTTCTTTAGTCCCTGATCATAAACCATCTGAAACTTCACATCAGACCTTTAACTGACAGACTGCTCTCTTCATGAAGTTACATCTGAGGAAGTTTTAGTTTTATATTATAACCGTGAATGTTTGTGTCGCTGCAGCATCGAGTcacaagaagaaacacaagaggaaAGTGAAGCCAACAGCTGCTCCTAAATGTTCCTCATCTCTGTCCGTGGACAGCGGCTTCCTCTGCTGCGCTCATCACGAGGTCATGGTGGCCGGCCTCGCCATGCTCAGGGTGGGAACGCCGCAGAACAAAGGTCAGCTCATGTTCATGTTTACAGAAGACGAAACCTCAAACCTCTCTCTTTACTGAGCTTCACTCGTGTCTCCGTCCCTCAGACGTCCCTCTGTCCGTGCTGCTGGTGGGGCTGGGCGGAGGCGGCCTGCCTCAGTTCCTGCGGGACTTTGTGCCGCATGTttctgtggaggtggtggagctGGACCCCGTCGTGTTGGATGTGGCGAAGGAGTGGTTCGGGTTCAAGCCTGATGATCGCTTGACAGTCACTCTCGGGGACGGCCTTGAACGCATCACGGCCCTGCAGGAAGAAGGTGAGTGAGGTGGACAGGTAGCAGTGGAGGTACACCTGAGTGAGAGTGAAGGAAGTGACCGTGGCTgcctcttctctctgcaggcGCTCGTCTGTTTGACGTCGTCATGTTCGATGTGGATAACAAAGACAGCTCCTTGGGGATGAGCTGTCCTCCTGCTGCCTTCGTGGAAACTTCTGTTCTGCAGAAAGTCTGCTCGCTGCTGACGCCTAGAGGTACTCTGACCTTTTATTTCTCATGTCATGTGttttaaagataataatatAAGTATCTACGATGACCTCTGTTATATGAAGTAAACACATGAAACTGTTTCTACCTAACTAGAAACTCATGCTGAATTCAACCTCCCTCTTGCTCCCTCTTCAGTTTCTGATTAATCCGGTGCAGTGATGGTGTTTTGTCAGACTTCCTGTCTTTACAGAGTTTGCAGCCTGACTCACAAACCAGGCGTGTTGTGAATGAATTTAACAGTCATCGTTTTATTGTTCCATCCTCATCATTCTTTCCGTCCCCTCTTCGTACCTGCACCAGGTATGTTCACGCTGAACCTGGTGTGTCGGGACTGTGCTCTGAGGAAGAGCGTGTTGGAGCGTGTGAGCGCCGTGTTTCCCACCGTCTTCTCCAGAAGAATTGACGGTGAGGTAAACGAGGTCCTGCTGTGCTCTCCTGGAAAGAGTGAGTCTGACGCTGCTGGCGTGCTTCCGTCCCTGAGGCAGGCGGGGGAGAGTCTGCAGGCTGCCCTGAGGGCCGGGACCAGCAGGACGCCCCACATAGACGTTACAGAGCTGCTGAAGGACCTGAAAATAGAGTGAAGTGTGGAGGTGGAGGGATGGTGTGTTAGGACGGTGTGTTGGGACTCTttggttttattaaagtgtaAACATAACCTGCAGGAAAGAGTGTTTTATCTTTACGTgttcagtgtgtctctgtgataTCAGACATGTGAGCAAGCTGACTTCACTTTCtctttcagtctctctctctctctctctctctctctctctctctctctctctctctctctctctcccaccctCCCTCGGTGCTCACTGCCAAAGAATGCAGGAGTGTTATTTACAGTAGATGGGATGGATCTGTTTCTAGTTGCAGCTTGCagggtgtgtgaatgtgagtgtgagtgtgtatttttgtgtttgtgagtgtgtttttatgtgtgagtGATTattgtgtgtgagagggagagagaaattgtgtgtgtgtgtgtgtgtgtgagagagagagagagagagagtgtgtgtgtgtgtgatttttttgtgtctgttttcatgtgtgtgtgtgttttcatgtctgtgtgtatgtatgggttttcatgtgtgtatgtgtgtgtgttttcatgtctgtgtgcatgtgtgggttttcatgtgtgtatgtgtgtgtgttttcatgtctgtgtatgtgtgcgtgcgtgtgtgttttcatgtatgtgtctgtgtgtgtgtttgtgtgttttcttgtatgtgtgtgtgtgtgtgtttgtgtgtgttttcatatatgtatgtgtgtgtgtgactgtgtgtgactgtgtgtgactgtgtgtgactCAGTGCCCTGCCctgtctctgtatgtgtgtgatttgaAGTATCAGAGTGAAGGATGTCCTCGTGCCTGATAGTCGTCCTCTCCTCTTACATTAAGAGGCGGTACAGAGTGAAAGCTCAGGGCGCATGCGCGCAGCCGTAGGTTCCGTTAGCTGTCAGTGTTTTTGCTTCAGTCCATAAAGAGCTGAAGGAAAGTTTCCACTGAGGCTCTACTTATCAAAAAAGAGACTTAACTGAGTCATGGAGACTTAATCCATCAGACATGTCTGTAACGAGCTGTTCACCGACATTTTACAAACTTCTACCGACGGACACAGACGAGACTCCGACGGTAACAGACTAACGGATCAGGACCAGGATCCGGTTTTACTCAGGAGTTCAGTTCTAACTTTCTTATGTGTCTGTTTGAGGGATAAGTACGTCAGAGACAGCTTAAAGTATGGTAGTCTGGGTACAGATGGGTGTAGCCTAGAA
The genomic region above belongs to Notolabrus celidotus isolate fNotCel1 chromosome 2, fNotCel1.pri, whole genome shotgun sequence and contains:
- the mettl13 gene encoding eEF1A lysine and N-terminal methyltransferase encodes the protein MSLLPRSAEEFSSAEYWEKFFKKRGERAFEWYGDYNSLCGVLHRYIKVPDQVLVVGCGNSELSEQLYDVGYKHLTNIDISETVVTHMNQRNAERRPGLTFQQVDATQTPYEEGSFQACLDKGTLDAMASEEEGALARSMLSEVGRVLSVGGRYVCVTLAQESVIRLAVEHFVQLGWAVRLHCLQQEPGEEEDSFALPVFVLVCTKFRQPMPSPILEMCLGEDGAPSRLSQVAELLSAVREHQAYSVLRKRLRTGTDASANLSLTLCHVKTGLPRYTLAVQDCPPGAKLPRSNLFAIFIVPQGSETAWLYSSSEGRKQLAASANFRRLVIVAMHRNQEYTDMQAVQSELSPMVMDLAPPGMPANQQVPFLSVGGDLGWREEVSRGLSELSGEYCVENVRGEDGELYRRLVFLSNAALVQSESRLVSTNTASSHKKKHKRKVKPTAAPKCSSSLSVDSGFLCCAHHEVMVAGLAMLRVGTPQNKDVPLSVLLVGLGGGGLPQFLRDFVPHVSVEVVELDPVVLDVAKEWFGFKPDDRLTVTLGDGLERITALQEEGARLFDVVMFDVDNKDSSLGMSCPPAAFVETSVLQKVCSLLTPRGMFTLNLVCRDCALRKSVLERVSAVFPTVFSRRIDGEVNEVLLCSPGKSESDAAGVLPSLRQAGESLQAALRAGTSRTPHIDVTELLKDLKIE